A window from Terriglobales bacterium encodes these proteins:
- a CDS encoding NUDIX hydrolase produces MKRDYPDRPLVGVGAVIVDQGRVVVVRRVNEPLKGQWSIPGGVLELGETLRAGAIREALEETGLTVEPGEVLEVFDRILQDSEGRTQFHYVLIDFLCRPLSGEMRAGGDASEARWITGAELESFSIADPAAAVIRKALDRS; encoded by the coding sequence GTGAAGCGGGACTATCCCGACCGGCCGCTGGTCGGAGTTGGCGCGGTGATTGTGGATCAGGGGCGAGTTGTTGTGGTCCGGCGGGTGAACGAGCCGCTCAAGGGCCAGTGGTCCATTCCGGGAGGTGTGTTGGAATTGGGCGAGACCCTGCGGGCTGGCGCAATTCGCGAGGCGCTTGAGGAAACTGGCCTGACCGTTGAACCGGGAGAGGTGCTGGAAGTCTTTGATCGTATTCTTCAGGATTCCGAGGGCAGGACGCAGTTTCATTATGTGCTGATAGATTTTTTGTGCCGGCCACTCTCAGGCGAGATGCGCGCCGGGGGTGATGCCTCCGAAGCTCGTTGGATCACAGGTGCAGAGCTGGAATCGTTTTCTATCGCCGATCCCGCAGCCGCCGTCATCCGGAAAGCCTTGGACCGTTCCTGA
- a CDS encoding PhoU domain-containing protein yields MAVPAGKFPSDRGTEHSYLVGLTLRACELAKTSAGNVADALGSNSPAVYGTVDECEKELDALDRELDERVCAALANTSEPERRELLACIRFMTDLERIGDLISTFASGARILGRRMESRDIQDLIRMASVLEKMLGDAYKAFAGRDIDRAIAIFRADAEIDRLRNLMFVRHVENPEGEAHSESIQVLFMAQALERAGDHAKNLAEEVCHFVSGHTVRHVLRNSQKSYEQMFLQWLRERQPQKNGGGA; encoded by the coding sequence ATGGCAGTACCGGCGGGGAAATTTCCATCAGATCGCGGAACTGAGCACTCCTATCTGGTGGGTCTGACATTGCGCGCCTGCGAGTTGGCGAAAACATCAGCGGGCAATGTTGCCGATGCGCTGGGCTCGAACTCGCCCGCAGTGTACGGCACAGTGGACGAATGCGAGAAGGAGTTGGACGCGCTCGATCGCGAACTCGATGAACGGGTCTGCGCAGCCCTTGCCAATACCTCTGAGCCCGAGCGCCGCGAATTGCTGGCCTGCATTCGCTTCATGACCGACCTGGAACGCATAGGCGACCTGATTTCTACCTTCGCTTCCGGGGCCCGCATCCTTGGCCGCCGCATGGAGAGCCGCGACATCCAAGACTTGATTCGCATGGCCTCGGTACTGGAAAAGATGCTGGGCGATGCTTACAAGGCGTTTGCCGGCCGCGATATCGACCGCGCCATCGCAATTTTTCGCGCCGACGCCGAAATTGACCGCCTGCGAAATCTGATGTTCGTCAGGCACGTAGAAAATCCGGAAGGCGAGGCGCACAGCGAGAGCATCCAAGTTCTCTTCATGGCGCAGGCCTTGGAACGTGCCGGCGACCACGCCAAGAACCTGGCAGAGGAAGTTTGCCACTTCGTGAGTGGCCACACCGTGCGGCACGTGCTGCGCAACAGCCAGAAATCCTACGAGCAGATGTTTCTGCAATGGCTTCGTGAGCGGCAACCGCAGAAGAACGGCGGCGGTGCATAG
- a CDS encoding antibiotic biosynthesis monooxygenase family protein, producing the protein MFTRIVECTVKTEKQEELRNKLRSEVVPILQKQSGFVDEISLVSDRDPERLVAISFWRNKDDAERYNRETFPRILDIIKPLLKTTPKVETYNVEDSTVHRIAAGKAAA; encoded by the coding sequence GTGTTTACAAGAATCGTTGAATGCACGGTAAAAACAGAGAAGCAGGAAGAACTCAGAAATAAGCTGCGCAGCGAGGTGGTACCCATACTCCAGAAACAGTCAGGGTTCGTGGATGAGATCAGCCTGGTTTCGGACCGTGATCCCGAGCGGCTGGTAGCGATTAGCTTTTGGCGTAACAAAGATGACGCCGAACGCTACAACCGCGAGACCTTCCCGCGAATTCTGGACATCATTAAGCCGTTATTGAAAACCACTCCCAAGGTCGAAACCTACAACGTGGAGGATTCGACCGTGCACCGCATTGCAGCGGGCAAAGCTGCAGCTTAG
- a CDS encoding exo-alpha-sialidase, protein MSKVRVLVGTRKGAFILTADGKRQKWDVSGPHFAGWEMYHVKGSPADPNRIYASQTSGWFGQIIQRSDDGGKTWHQPGTPAGQAPTPGPPQAESNKFVYDTSPETGKPLTTHQWYDGTQHPWEFKRVWHLEPSLKDPDTVYAGVEDAAIFRSTDGGQNWKELSGLRGHGTGPKWQPGAGGMCLHTIILDPKNPKRIYIAISAAGAFRTDDGGKTWKPINQGLRSQYIPDPKAEVGHCVHHVAMHPSRPDVLFMQKHWDVMRSDNAGDSWKEVSGNLPTDFGFVIDVHAHEPETIYVVPIKSDSEHFVHEGKLRVFRSRSGGNEWEPLTKGLPQRDCYVNVLRDAMAVDSLDSCGIYFGTTGGQVYASADAGDSWNPIVRDLPAVLSVEVQTLA, encoded by the coding sequence ATGAGTAAGGTACGGGTTCTAGTGGGCACACGCAAAGGCGCATTCATTCTTACGGCGGACGGCAAACGTCAAAAATGGGACGTGAGTGGCCCGCATTTTGCGGGCTGGGAGATGTACCACGTGAAGGGATCGCCCGCCGACCCCAATCGCATTTACGCATCGCAGACTAGTGGCTGGTTCGGGCAGATCATTCAGCGCTCCGATGATGGCGGCAAAACCTGGCATCAGCCCGGAACGCCGGCCGGTCAAGCGCCGACGCCCGGCCCGCCCCAGGCCGAAAGCAACAAGTTTGTTTACGACACTTCTCCTGAAACTGGTAAACCGCTCACCACGCACCAGTGGTATGACGGCACGCAGCATCCCTGGGAGTTCAAGCGGGTGTGGCATTTGGAGCCGTCGCTCAAAGATCCGGATACGGTTTACGCAGGAGTGGAAGATGCGGCGATTTTCCGCTCGACCGACGGCGGACAGAACTGGAAGGAACTTTCCGGACTGCGTGGCCATGGCACCGGCCCCAAGTGGCAGCCGGGAGCTGGTGGCATGTGCCTGCACACCATCATTCTGGATCCGAAAAATCCCAAGCGAATTTACATAGCCATCTCGGCTGCGGGCGCTTTCCGCACCGATGACGGCGGCAAGACCTGGAAGCCTATCAACCAGGGTCTGAGGTCGCAATACATTCCCGACCCCAAAGCCGAGGTCGGCCACTGTGTTCACCACGTGGCCATGCATCCTTCGCGGCCGGATGTCCTGTTCATGCAGAAACACTGGGACGTGATGCGCAGCGACAACGCCGGCGACTCTTGGAAAGAAGTCAGCGGAAATTTGCCGACTGACTTTGGCTTCGTGATTGACGTTCACGCGCACGAGCCTGAGACCATCTACGTGGTGCCGATCAAGAGCGATTCGGAGCACTTCGTGCACGAAGGCAAGCTGCGCGTGTTTCGCAGCCGCAGCGGCGGCAACGAGTGGGAGCCGCTCACCAAAGGCCTTCCTCAACGCGATTGCTACGTGAACGTGTTGCGCGACGCCATGGCCGTGGACTCGCTCGATTCCTGTGGCATATATTTTGGTACCACCGGCGGCCAGGTGTACGCATCCGCCGATGCCGGCGACAGTTGGAATCCCATTGTGCGCGATCTTCCGGCGGTGCTTTCGGTTGAGGTGCAGACGCTGGCATGA
- a CDS encoding YciI family protein — protein sequence MADNRWTILINRGHITMRVMVIVKADKNSEAGIMPDNKILTAMGKYNEELVKAGIMQAGEGLRPSSKGKRVKFSGDKRTVTDGPFGATNELIAGFWLWQVKSMDEALEWLKRAPFDGGTEIEVRPIFEADDFGAEFTPELREQEDRLRTEIADQKNREKRAS from the coding sequence TTGGCAGATAATCGTTGGACAATCTTGATTAATCGGGGACATATAACGATGCGAGTGATGGTGATCGTCAAAGCGGACAAAAATTCCGAGGCCGGCATTATGCCGGACAACAAAATTCTTACCGCGATGGGCAAGTACAACGAAGAGCTGGTGAAGGCCGGCATCATGCAAGCCGGCGAGGGGCTCCGCCCGAGCTCCAAGGGCAAGCGCGTCAAGTTCTCAGGCGACAAGCGCACCGTGACTGACGGACCGTTTGGCGCGACCAACGAACTGATCGCCGGCTTTTGGCTGTGGCAAGTGAAGTCAATGGACGAAGCCCTCGAGTGGCTCAAGCGCGCTCCTTTCGATGGCGGGACCGAGATCGAAGTCCGTCCTATATTCGAGGCGGATGATTTCGGCGCCGAGTTCACTCCTGAGCTGCGGGAGCAAGAGGACCGCCTGCGGACGGAAATTGCCGACCAGAAAAACAGGGAAAAGCGCGCTTCCTGA
- a CDS encoding SIS domain-containing protein has translation MSDKTVIQGQYFRDLLAQPQALRDTLAGLQLTPKLQELAVGLDREKYQRIVLTGMGGSFHALHPLNLRLTEHGFTSVMAETSELIHYMPQLLTQETLLIAVSQSGRSAETLRLLEMPERRGPIIGITNTEGSPLATRATAAVVTRAGNEFSVSCKTWVAAVAAMAWIGEVLCEGKPERITAELAAAADAMQQYLNNWERHVGALIPELEGIRDLFTVGRGSSLAAALTAGLTIKESTRVHSEGMSSAAMRHGPFEILSPEVFVLVYEGDSKTTDLNRALISDVRKIGARAVLCGPHSDQPAAKLPESGNGARPVLEMLPAQMISLALAAIKGIEAGKFQRIAKVTATE, from the coding sequence ATGAGCGATAAAACCGTAATACAAGGGCAATACTTTCGTGACCTGCTGGCCCAGCCGCAGGCCTTGCGTGACACGCTTGCCGGTCTCCAACTTACTCCCAAATTGCAGGAGCTGGCGGTGGGACTGGATCGCGAGAAGTATCAGCGCATCGTGCTCACCGGAATGGGCGGTTCCTTCCACGCGTTGCATCCCCTGAACCTGCGGCTAACTGAGCACGGGTTCACCAGCGTGATGGCGGAAACCTCTGAGCTCATTCATTACATGCCGCAGCTCCTGACCCAGGAGACGCTGTTGATTGCGGTTTCGCAGTCCGGTAGAAGCGCCGAAACTTTGCGCCTGCTCGAAATGCCTGAACGGCGCGGCCCAATTATCGGAATCACGAACACCGAAGGTTCGCCCCTCGCAACCCGCGCGACCGCGGCGGTGGTCACGCGCGCGGGCAACGAATTTTCAGTCTCGTGCAAGACTTGGGTGGCGGCGGTGGCGGCCATGGCCTGGATCGGTGAGGTGCTGTGTGAGGGCAAGCCGGAGCGCATCACCGCCGAACTTGCAGCAGCGGCTGACGCCATGCAGCAGTACCTGAATAACTGGGAAAGACATGTAGGCGCACTTATCCCCGAGCTCGAGGGAATACGCGATCTGTTCACCGTAGGACGGGGCAGCTCGCTGGCTGCAGCTTTGACCGCCGGCCTCACCATTAAGGAATCAACCCGCGTCCATTCTGAAGGGATGAGCAGCGCTGCCATGCGTCATGGCCCGTTTGAAATCCTCAGTCCGGAAGTCTTTGTTTTGGTGTACGAGGGTGATTCCAAAACCACCGATCTGAACCGCGCCCTGATCAGCGACGTTCGAAAAATAGGCGCGCGCGCCGTCCTTTGTGGCCCGCATTCAGACCAACCGGCCGCCAAGTTGCCCGAGAGCGGAAACGGCGCGCGTCCAGTGTTGGAGATGTTGCCGGCGCAAATGATTTCGCTCGCGCTAGCCGCGATCAAGGGAATTGAAGCGGGGAAATTCCAACGCATTGCCAAGGTCACCGCCACGGAGTAG
- a CDS encoding DoxX family protein, with amino-acid sequence MQAATQMAPVSQKKLWAGRIISALPALLLIFSGIMKIMRPPSVMQGFAHAGIPESHAIPIGILEIFCAVVYLIPRTTVLGAILMTAYLGGATATNVRVGDSATVITVLLGVLVWIGLYLRDERLRPLLPLRSCPPIQAREFPQN; translated from the coding sequence ATGCAAGCAGCAACCCAAATGGCTCCAGTTTCACAGAAGAAGCTGTGGGCGGGACGCATCATCAGCGCGCTACCGGCACTGTTGCTGATTTTCAGCGGCATCATGAAAATTATGCGGCCGCCTTCGGTCATGCAGGGATTCGCTCACGCTGGGATTCCGGAGAGCCATGCCATCCCGATTGGAATCCTCGAGATCTTCTGCGCGGTGGTGTACCTGATTCCGCGTACCACGGTTCTGGGAGCAATCCTCATGACCGCTTACCTCGGCGGCGCTACCGCTACTAACGTACGCGTGGGCGATTCGGCGACTGTGATCACGGTACTGCTTGGAGTGCTGGTCTGGATAGGATTGTACTTGCGGGATGAACGGCTGCGTCCGCTGCTTCCGCTCCGCAGTTGTCCGCCAATTCAGGCCAGAGAATTTCCGCAAAATTAA
- the ligD gene encoding non-homologous end-joining DNA ligase gives MALEEYKRKRRFEQTPEPPPMLAKGKGNRFVVQKHRATRLHYDFRLEMDGVLKSWAVPKGPSLDPADKRLAMMVEDHPVSYFDFEGIIPPGNYGAGTVMVWDVGTWEPQGDLHAMLEKGDLKFVLHGQKLKGGFVLARMRSRRPGSKGTEWLLIKHRDEYAVPGYDIDKYDYSVLSRRTLDEIARDEGSREWKSSRPAATGTSSAKNAWLADSIAKVDRKKKVKNQKQSKTAEEAEDAPEPALRAKTARAESRAAKGDGTAAVKSSTSKKPAQSVKPSSIMKSLQGLKGAKKAAMPRTIHPMLATLVDKPFDDPAWLFEIKWDGYRAIAFLEDAKVRLVSRNQNDMTGQYPELAQLPNYLRATTAILDGEVVALDEEGRPSFSLMQQRTGISGDGRRVKPRGGEVPIVYYAFDLLYLEGYDLMRVDLEDRKHLLAEIIATSELLHYSDHYFEHGAALFKAAGERGLEGIVAKRRKSCYEQKRSREWLKMKITKRQECVIGGYTDPRGSRENFGSVVLGLYDDKGRLMHVGQAGSGFTEATHGQMWERLKKLQTTKNPFANKVVSTRGVHWVKPELVSEIKFSEWTHETEDGGVKMRAPVFEGLRFDKSPRECVLEKEKPALATKESVG, from the coding sequence ATGGCGCTCGAAGAATATAAGCGGAAACGGCGGTTTGAGCAGACGCCGGAACCGCCTCCCATGTTGGCAAAGGGCAAGGGCAACCGCTTTGTGGTGCAGAAGCACCGCGCCACGCGCCTGCATTACGACTTCCGCTTGGAGATGGACGGGGTGCTCAAGTCCTGGGCGGTGCCCAAGGGGCCGTCACTGGATCCCGCCGATAAACGACTGGCGATGATGGTGGAGGACCATCCGGTTTCCTATTTCGATTTTGAAGGCATTATTCCGCCGGGAAATTACGGGGCGGGCACGGTTATGGTATGGGACGTCGGCACTTGGGAGCCGCAGGGCGATCTGCACGCCATGCTCGAAAAGGGCGACCTGAAATTCGTCTTGCACGGGCAAAAGCTCAAGGGTGGTTTTGTGCTGGCGCGCATGCGTTCGCGGCGTCCGGGAAGCAAAGGCACGGAGTGGCTGCTCATCAAACACCGCGACGAGTACGCCGTTCCCGGTTACGACATTGATAAGTACGATTACTCGGTGCTCAGCAGGCGCACCCTGGATGAGATCGCGCGCGACGAGGGATCGCGCGAGTGGAAGAGCAGTCGCCCAGCCGCGACAGGAACTTCTTCGGCGAAGAATGCATGGCTGGCGGACTCCATCGCCAAAGTTGATCGTAAAAAAAAAGTCAAAAATCAAAAGCAAAGCAAAACCGCCGAGGAGGCGGAGGACGCCCCGGAGCCCGCGCTAAGAGCAAAAACCGCAAGAGCAGAATCTAGGGCGGCAAAGGGCGATGGTACCGCCGCCGTCAAGAGTTCCACCTCCAAAAAACCCGCACAATCGGTGAAGCCTTCCTCAATCATGAAGAGTCTGCAGGGACTCAAGGGCGCGAAGAAGGCGGCCATGCCGCGCACCATCCATCCCATGCTGGCAACACTAGTGGACAAGCCGTTCGATGATCCCGCATGGCTGTTCGAAATCAAATGGGATGGCTACCGTGCGATCGCCTTTTTGGAGGATGCGAAGGTCCGCCTGGTATCGCGCAATCAGAACGATATGACGGGGCAGTATCCCGAACTGGCGCAGCTGCCGAATTACCTTCGCGCGACCACGGCCATCCTCGACGGCGAAGTCGTCGCTCTCGACGAAGAGGGCCGACCGTCGTTCAGCCTGATGCAGCAGCGGACCGGAATCAGCGGTGATGGGCGGCGGGTCAAGCCGCGTGGTGGCGAGGTGCCCATTGTTTACTACGCATTCGATCTGCTTTATCTGGAAGGCTACGACCTGATGCGTGTGGACCTGGAGGACCGCAAACATTTACTGGCCGAAATTATTGCCACCTCAGAACTGTTGCACTACTCCGACCATTACTTCGAGCACGGTGCTGCATTATTCAAGGCGGCGGGCGAGCGCGGGTTGGAGGGCATCGTCGCCAAACGGCGCAAGAGCTGTTACGAACAAAAGCGCAGCCGCGAATGGCTGAAGATGAAAATCACCAAGCGGCAGGAGTGCGTCATCGGGGGCTACACCGATCCGCGCGGAAGCCGCGAAAACTTCGGCTCGGTCGTGCTCGGCCTTTACGATGACAAAGGCAGGTTGATGCACGTGGGCCAGGCGGGAAGCGGATTCACCGAGGCCACTCATGGCCAGATGTGGGAACGCCTGAAGAAGCTGCAAACCACTAAAAATCCCTTTGCCAATAAAGTGGTGAGCACGCGAGGCGTGCATTGGGTGAAGCCTGAACTGGTGTCGGAGATCAAGTTCAGCGAGTGGACCCACGAAACCGAAGATGGCGGAGTAAAAATGCGCGCCCCGGTGTTCGAAGGCCTGCGTTTCGACAAGTCTCCACGAGAGTGCGTGCTGGAAAAAGAGAAGCCAGCGTTGGCGACCAAAGAATCGGTAGGTTGA
- a CDS encoding MoaD/ThiS family protein: MVRVTLPPHLRTLAKLDGFEVKLEVQGPVTQRSVLDALEASYPMLRGTIRDHSTQQRRAFLRFFACEEDLSHESPDAPLPEAVASGKEPLIILGAIAGG, translated from the coding sequence ATGGTCCGAGTCACACTACCGCCACATCTGCGGACGCTGGCGAAGCTCGACGGCTTCGAGGTGAAGCTCGAAGTGCAGGGTCCAGTCACGCAGCGTTCGGTGCTCGACGCGCTCGAGGCGAGTTATCCGATGCTGCGTGGCACCATCCGCGACCACAGCACGCAGCAGCGCCGTGCTTTTCTGCGGTTCTTCGCCTGCGAGGAAGATCTCTCCCACGAATCGCCGGACGCGCCACTTCCCGAGGCGGTCGCGTCGGGCAAAGAGCCGCTGATCATCCTGGGGGCAATTGCGGGAGGGTAG
- a CDS encoding class I SAM-dependent methyltransferase has product METGQALVWQAIREWWRTNLSRLGLLRTAQLFFREMWEFVRDATPARRKQRYGDIEFDCDYKVHTTAATVSLRTHLLGVLAGGPYQPCDPALFQETLSKLHIEYQEFDFIDLGSGKGRALLMASEYPFRRALGVELIPEFHRVAEDNIRRFNSPSQRCFRVESQCGDARQFHFPPTPTVLFLFNPLPEPGLEAVITNLEHSLREHARQFYVLYHNPVLEHVLARSPLLEQVESTLQFAVYRSRKPN; this is encoded by the coding sequence ATGGAGACCGGCCAAGCTCTTGTCTGGCAGGCGATCCGCGAGTGGTGGCGTACCAATCTTTCGCGTTTGGGGCTGCTGCGTACGGCCCAACTCTTCTTCCGGGAAATGTGGGAGTTTGTTCGCGATGCGACCCCCGCGCGCCGCAAGCAGCGCTACGGCGATATTGAGTTTGACTGCGACTACAAGGTTCATACCACTGCCGCCACGGTCAGCTTGCGCACGCATCTGCTGGGAGTGCTGGCTGGCGGTCCTTACCAGCCCTGCGATCCAGCGCTATTCCAAGAGACGTTAAGCAAACTGCACATCGAGTACCAAGAATTTGACTTTATTGATCTGGGTTCGGGCAAGGGACGTGCCCTGCTCATGGCGTCGGAATATCCGTTCCGCCGAGCGCTTGGCGTGGAGCTGATTCCCGAGTTTCACCGGGTAGCGGAAGACAACATCCGCAGATTCAACAGTCCCAGCCAACGATGTTTTCGAGTGGAGTCGCAATGCGGAGACGCACGCCAATTTCATTTCCCGCCTACGCCGACTGTGCTGTTCCTGTTTAATCCCCTGCCGGAACCCGGACTGGAAGCAGTCATCACCAACCTTGAACACTCATTGCGCGAGCATGCGCGGCAATTTTATGTGCTTTATCACAATCCGGTCCTGGAGCACGTGCTTGCGCGCAGTCCTCTGCTTGAGCAGGTGGAGTCTACTTTGCAATTCGCGGTTTATCGCAGCAGAAAACCCAATTAA
- the uvrA gene encoding excinuclease ABC subunit UvrA produces MAITKITVRGARQHNLKNINVEIPRNAFTVITGLSGSGKSSLAFDTIYAEGQRRYVETLSAYARQFLDQMERPDVDAIDGLSPSISIEQKTTSRSPRSTVGTITEIYDYLRLLYSSIGVPHCPKCGQAISRQSAEQIVQRVMALTPQDRVMLLAPIVRGRKGEFKKEMEKLVQQGFSRARVDGELVNLEDEIKLDKRKNHTIEVVVDRLLVKPGIEQRLENSVNTAMKLADGLVQVAVVGGEEQLYSARLACPNCGISVPVLEPRSFSFNSAYGACPECHGLGSKYDFDPAKIIVDWSKPLLEGGLGPGSASSYLIHMLEITAKAHNFDLSTPFEKLPEKIQNLVLYGEEKNRGNGARTGFRGVLAYLKDAVEESTSDSYREWLLNYMSATPCPVCHGKRLRPESLAVKVNGMSIAEFTALPVSRSLEAASKIKLTPREQAIAGRIVHEINERLQFLHAVGLGYISLDRSAATLSGGEGQRIRLATQIGSRLRGVLYVLDEPSIGLHHRDNGRLLAALESLRDLGNTVLVVEHDEETIRRADYVVDLGPGAGRHGGQLVAHGTPEDIMRTPASLTGQYISGNKQIAMLPQRRQPNGGDVTVLGARENNLKNLDASFPLGVMTVVTGVSGSGKSTLVNDILYRALAKHLYRSREEPGAHKAIVGLDAIDKVIQIDQSPIGRTPRSNPATYTGVFTQIRDIYAMLPESRERGYKAGRFSFNVAGGRCEACQGEGQRRIEMNFLPDVYVVCEVCGGKRYNQETLAVKYKDFSIADLLETPVSDALPVLENIPQIRQKLQTLVDVGLGYIHLGQSAVTLSGGEAQRIKLARELSKRQTGKTLYLLDEPTTGLHFDDVKKLLDVLHRLTDLGNTIIIIEHNLDVIRNADWIIDLGPEGGENGGRIVAQGTPEQVARQKKSYTGQALAEYFGRGMGASRQPVAANL; encoded by the coding sequence ATGGCGATTACCAAAATAACGGTGCGCGGAGCGCGCCAGCACAATCTGAAAAACATCAACGTTGAGATCCCGCGCAACGCCTTCACCGTGATCACGGGACTGAGCGGCTCGGGCAAATCTTCCCTCGCTTTCGACACTATTTATGCCGAGGGACAGCGCCGGTACGTGGAAACGCTTTCCGCCTACGCCCGCCAGTTTCTCGATCAGATGGAACGGCCCGACGTGGATGCCATTGATGGCCTGAGCCCCTCAATTTCTATCGAGCAGAAAACCACCAGCCGCAGCCCGCGCTCCACGGTGGGGACGATTACTGAGATTTACGACTACCTGCGGCTGCTTTATTCGTCCATCGGTGTGCCGCATTGCCCGAAGTGCGGGCAGGCGATCAGCCGGCAATCGGCGGAGCAGATCGTGCAGCGCGTCATGGCTCTCACCCCACAGGACCGGGTGATGTTGTTGGCGCCCATTGTGCGTGGACGCAAAGGCGAGTTCAAAAAGGAGATGGAAAAGCTCGTCCAGCAGGGTTTCAGTCGCGCTCGCGTAGATGGCGAACTGGTAAACCTGGAAGACGAGATCAAGCTCGACAAGCGCAAGAACCACACCATAGAAGTAGTGGTTGATCGTCTGCTGGTGAAGCCAGGAATCGAGCAGCGCCTGGAAAATTCCGTCAACACCGCCATGAAACTCGCCGATGGTCTGGTGCAAGTGGCCGTGGTGGGAGGCGAGGAGCAGCTTTACTCCGCGCGCCTGGCGTGTCCCAACTGCGGCATCAGCGTGCCGGTGCTGGAGCCGCGTTCGTTCTCCTTCAATAGCGCGTACGGCGCCTGCCCGGAATGCCACGGACTCGGCAGCAAGTACGATTTCGACCCGGCCAAGATCATTGTGGATTGGTCGAAGCCCTTGCTGGAGGGCGGCCTGGGGCCGGGCTCAGCCTCGTCCTACTTGATCCACATGCTGGAGATCACGGCCAAGGCGCACAATTTTGACCTGAGCACACCTTTTGAGAAGCTGCCGGAAAAAATCCAGAACCTGGTGCTCTACGGCGAAGAAAAGAACCGGGGCAATGGAGCACGCACCGGCTTCCGCGGCGTGCTGGCATATTTGAAAGATGCCGTCGAGGAGTCCACGTCCGATAGTTACCGCGAATGGCTGCTGAACTACATGTCGGCCACGCCCTGTCCCGTATGCCACGGCAAACGGCTTCGGCCGGAGAGCCTGGCTGTGAAGGTGAACGGCATGTCTATTGCCGAGTTCACCGCGCTGCCGGTCTCGCGTTCTCTGGAGGCCGCCAGCAAGATCAAACTCACTCCGCGCGAACAGGCAATCGCCGGAAGGATCGTGCACGAGATCAACGAGCGGCTGCAATTCTTGCATGCCGTGGGGTTGGGCTACATCTCGCTTGACCGTTCGGCGGCGACCCTTTCCGGCGGCGAGGGCCAGCGCATTCGCCTTGCGACCCAGATTGGTTCCCGTCTGCGAGGGGTGCTCTACGTTTTGGATGAACCTTCGATCGGCCTGCATCACCGCGACAATGGGCGACTGCTGGCCGCGCTGGAATCCTTACGCGATCTGGGTAATACGGTGCTGGTGGTGGAGCACGACGAGGAGACCATCCGCCGCGCAGATTATGTGGTTGATCTCGGTCCGGGAGCGGGACGGCATGGCGGCCAGCTGGTGGCGCACGGCACGCCGGAAGACATTATGCGCACTCCGGCGTCGCTGACCGGGCAGTACATCTCCGGGAACAAACAAATTGCCATGCTCCCGCAGCGTCGGCAACCCAATGGCGGCGACGTAACGGTGCTGGGGGCGCGGGAAAACAATCTGAAAAATCTGGACGCCAGCTTCCCGCTGGGAGTGATGACCGTGGTGACGGGAGTTTCCGGCTCCGGGAAATCCACTCTGGTGAACGACATTCTTTATCGTGCACTGGCCAAGCACTTGTATCGCTCGCGGGAGGAACCCGGCGCACACAAAGCGATTGTCGGCTTGGACGCAATTGACAAGGTCATCCAGATTGACCAGTCGCCCATTGGGCGTACGCCGCGCTCGAATCCTGCCACCTACACCGGTGTCTTCACGCAGATTCGCGACATTTACGCCATGCTGCCGGAATCGCGCGAGCGTGGCTACAAGGCCGGCCGCTTCTCCTTCAATGTTGCCGGCGGCCGATGTGAGGCGTGCCAGGGCGAAGGACAGCGGCGCATCGAGATGAATTTCCTGCCCGACGTGTACGTGGTGTGCGAGGTCTGCGGGGGTAAGCGCTACAACCAGGAGACGCTGGCGGTGAAGTACAAGGATTTTTCGATTGCCGATTTACTGGAAACGCCGGTCTCGGATGCACTGCCGGTGCTGGAAAACATTCCTCAGATCCGGCAGAAGCTGCAGACTCTCGTAGATGTGGGATTGGGCTACATTCACCTCGGACAGTCGGCGGTGACTCTCTCGGGCGGTGAGGCCCAGCGCATCAAGCTGGCGCGCGAGCTGAGCAAACGGCAAACCGGCAAGACTCTTTACCTGCTGGACGAGCCGACTACCGGCCTGCACTTTGACGACGTCAAGAAACTGCTCGACGTGTTGCACCGCCTTACAGACCTGGGCAACACGATCATCATCATCGAGCACAACCTGGATGTGATCCGCAACGCGGATTGGATCATCGACCTCGGCCCCGAAGGCGGCGAGAATGGCGGCCGCATTGTGGCCCAGGGCACACCCGAGCAGGTAGCGCGGCAGAAAAAGTCCTACACCGGCCAAGCGCTGGCAGAGTACTTTGGGCGTGGTATGGGCGCTTCCAGGCAGCCGGTCGCGGCTAATTTGTAA